One region of Triticum aestivum cultivar Chinese Spring chromosome 6B, IWGSC CS RefSeq v2.1, whole genome shotgun sequence genomic DNA includes:
- the LOC123138772 gene encoding serine/threonine-protein kinase CST20, with translation MAPSAAAAASSTEADGAQRMAKFLCSFGGSILPRPLDGRLRYVGGDTRIVMLPRDISYSDLAARMRELYDDADIIKYQQPDEDLDALVSVVNDDDVVNMMEEYDKLIAAGEGFTRLRVFLFSQHLDDEAASAAVHYHGDERETERRYVDALNSLGDMRSPSSPVSVEQLFGIGGNESGIPDIAGLRHLNVPRASHNQRYGEMDSPWSPAYISPGQYGVPDPRDFPISPSSARFQVGAEDFDERIPDDFVRQSPKYRHYEAQSPPHVDNLVWLPPGAVIQQNAGFPGNLGRSGNFLDGNSVYDSRSSFQKGQGSVSDPRYMDPRWRPVQQHFDQSSMASEYSAHPAIQRPDYGRPGEHYVVGQDVRLENGVYVKEQTVHPNQSHQRYEDPRLNLPANGRVMDPYADSNSANSAFAPSKVYEMHSTSHSRSSHESPHYYHGSGQGEHVSSGSYVQTSGFEESTGQHYSHTSTYGADTFYQMQQNLPPLQSMRRRASSPVHTGSSYESPHLPIPNGSINSNFVRNTGDVSPRIPGMPAYDRVPNPWPSPNGNIPYRIVGHDVPAVVENPSSLGSRSGPNTAQYVQPFFAPESVQQQPGAPLVEIFPERASAGPMLSPLDGKVSVAAVPLADHLSRLDINTTKKLEGADDERHTQNVTETKPSHAASDPSTLVHNVGVDLQRGKPTEHDGGAVALQQCGDISENRLNILPEFVASVKKAALEESEKPVEVQPDARPANSPVCDNGNDGKKFDENTDVDQDPDVHGSCDQHKSSGIETTPAEAEALSKGLQTIRNDDLEEIRELGSGTYGSVFHGKWRGCDVAIKRIKASCFDGRPSERERLIADFWKEAQILSSLHHPNVVSFYGVVRDGPDGSLATVTEFMVNGSLKQFLRKKDRTIDRRKRVILAMDAAFGMEYLHGKNIVHFDLKCENLLVNMRDPQRPICKIGDLGLSKVKQHTLVSGGVRGTLPWMAPELLSGKSDMVSEKIDVYSFGIVMWELLTGDDPYSDMRAAEIIGGIVNNSLRPQIPSWCDPEWKSLMEGSWAGEPAQRPSFTEISQRLRKMAAAMNVK, from the exons ATGGCGCCATCCGCTGCCGCTGCAGCCAGCAGCACCGAGGCTGACGGGGCACAGCGCATGGCCAAGTTCCTCTGCAGTTTCGGAGGCAGCATCCTGCCCCGCCCCCTCGACGGCCGTCTCCGCTACGTCGGCGGCGACACCAGGATCGTCAtgctgccccgcgacatatcctaCTCCGACCTGGCGGCGCGGATGCGGGAGCTCTATGACGATGCCGATATCATCAAGTACCAGCAGCCTGATGAGGATCTTGATGCACTGGTCTCggttgttaatgatgatgatgtggtGAACATGATGGAGGAGTATGACAAGCTCATTGCTGCGGGAGAGGGGTTCACTAGGCTCAGGGTCTTCTTATTCTCGCAGCACCTGGATGATGAGGCTGCATCAGCAGCTGTGCATTACCATGGGGATGAGCGGGAGACGGAGAGGAGGTATGTCGACGCGCTTAACAGCCTTGGTGACATGAGATCACCTTCATCTCCTGTGTCAGTGGAGCAGCTTTTTGGTATCGGAGGCAATGAGTCAGGAATTCCCGATATTGCTGGCCTGCGGCATTTGAATGTTCCTCGTGCCTCACATAATCAGCGGTATGGGGAGATGGATTCTCCTTGGAGCCCTGCATATATCTCTCCGGGGCAGTATGGAGTGCCTGATCCAAGGGATTTTCCCATTTCACCATCATCTGCAAGGTTTCAAGTTGGAGCAGAGGACTTTGATGAGAGGATTCCTGATGATTTTGTGAGGCAATCGCCAAAATATCGGCATTATGAGGCTCAGTCACCGCCACATGTGGATAACTTGGTCTGGCTTCCACCTGGTGCTGTAATTCAGCAAAATGCTGGCTTCCCAGGGAATTTGGGCCGCTCCGGCAATTTCTTGGATGGAAACAGTGTATATGACTCCCGTTCGTCATTCCAGAAGGGTCAAGGTTCAGTGAGTGATCCTCGTTATATGGATCCCCGTTGGAGGCCAGTCCAACAACATTTTGATCAATCAAGCATGGCAAGTGAGTATTCTGCTCACCCTGCTATTCAGCGTCCAGATTATGGTCGTCCTGGTGAGCATTATGTTGTAGGCCAAGATGTTAGACTGGAAAATGGTGTTTATGTGAAAGAGCAAACGGTGCATCCCAACCAAAGCCATCAACGGTATGAGGATCCAAGGTTGAATCTGCCTGCTAATGGTAGAGTGATGGATCCGTATGCTGATAGCAACTCAGCTAATTCTGCATTTGCACCCAGCAAAGTATATGAAATGCATTCAACATCTCACAGCCGCTCAAGCCATGAAAGTCCCCACTATTATCATGGCAGTGGCCAGGGCGAGCATGTGAGTAGTGGCTCCTATGTCCAGACATCAGGTTTTGAAGAATCGACAGGCCAGCATTACAGCCATACTTCAACATATGGTGCTGATACCTTTTACCAAATGCAGCAGAACTTGCCGCCACTTCAATCCATGAGAAGGAGAGCAAGCAGCCCTGTTCACACAGGCTCATCATATGAATCACCGCACCTGCCGATCCCAAATGGGAGCATCAACTCCAACTTTGTCAGAAACACAGGTGATGTTAGTCCAAGGATTCCTGGTATGCCTGCATATGATCGAGTCCCAAACCCATGGCCTTCACCCAATGGCAACATACCATATAGAATCGTTGGACATGATGTTCCCGCTGTTGTTGAGAACCCTTCTTCCCTTGGTTCTCGGTCAGGTCCAAACACTGCTCAGTATGTTCAGCCTTTCTTTGCCCCAGAATCAGTCCAGCAGCAACCAGGAGCTCCATTGGTAGAAATTTTTCCTGAAAGAGCATCCGCTGGACCCATGCTATCACCGCTTGATGGTAAAGTATCTGTTGCTGCGGTACCCCTTGCTGATCATTTGTCCAGGTTGGACATTAACACAACAAAGAAATTGGAAGGAGCAGATGATGAAAGGCACACTCAAAATGTGACTGAAACAAAACCTTCACACGCTGCGAGTGACCCTAGCACCTTGGTTCACAATGTTGGAGTTGATCTCCAACGGGGCAAACCTACAGAACATGACGGTGGGGCTGTTGCATTGCAGCAGTGTGGGGATATATCGGAGAACAGATTAAATATCCTTCCAGAGTTTGTTGCCTCTGTTAAAAAGGCTGCACTGGAAGAGTCTGAGAAGCCAGTAGAGGTTCAGCCAGATGCTCGTCCTGCAAATTCACCTGTTTGTGATAACGGCAATGATGGGAAGAAGTTTGATGAG AATACTGATGTAGATCAGGACCCTGATGTGCATGGAAGCTGCGACCAGCACAAAAGTTCTGGGATCGAAACTACACCCGCTGAAGCTGAAGCTTTGTCTAAAGGATTACAG ACTATAAGAAATGATGATCTGGAGGAAATCAGAGAGCTTGGTTCGGGTACTTATGGGTCAGTCTTTCATGGTAAATGGAGGGGTTGTGATGTTGCCATCAAAAGAATAAAAGCTAGTTGCTTTGATGGAAGGCCATCTGAGAGAGAGCGCTTG ATAGCGGATTTCTGGAAAGAAGCTCAGATCCTGAGCTCGCTTCATCATCCAAATGTAGTTTCATTTTATGGTGTTGTTCGTGATGGCCCTGATGGAAGCTTAGCGACTGTTACCGAGTTTATGGTCAATGGGTCTCTCAAACAATTCCTGAGGAAGAAAGACAG GACAATTGATCGCCGCAAAAGGGTTATATTGGCTATGGATGCTGCATTTGGCATGGAATATTTGCATGGGAAGAATATTGTCCATTTCGATCTCAAGTGTGAGAACCTACTGGTAAACATGAGAGATCCACAACGACCGATCTGCAAG ATTGGTGATCTTGGGCTATCAAAGGTGAAGCAGCATACTTTGGTGTCTGGTGGTGTTAGAGGAACCTTACCATGGATGGCACCTGAGCTTCTGAGTGGGAAAAGTGATATGGTGTCCGAGAAG ATTGATGTCTACTCATTTGGTATTGTGATGTGGGAGCTACTTACCGGGGACGACCCTTATTCTGATATGCGTGCAGCTGAAATTATTG GGGGCATCGTGAACAATTCTCTTCGTCCTCAGATCCCTTCCTGGTGCGATCCTGAATGGAAATCATTGATGGAAGGTAGTTGGGCTGGTGAACCAGCTCAAAGGCCATCCTTCACTGAAATATCTCAAAGGTTGCGGAAAATGGCCGCGGCAATGAATGTTAAATAA